Proteins encoded together in one Erinaceus europaeus chromosome 11, mEriEur2.1, whole genome shotgun sequence window:
- the LOC132541402 gene encoding S-phase kinase-associated protein 1-like, giving the protein MPSIKLQSSDGEIFEVDVEIAKQSVTIKTMLEDLGMDDEGDDDPVPLPNVNAAILKKVIQWCTHHKDDPPPPEDDENKEKRTDDIPVWDQEFLKVDQGTLFELILAANYLDIKGMLDVTCKTVANMIKGKTPEEIRKTFNIKNDFTEEEEAQVRKENQ; this is encoded by the coding sequence ATGCCTTCAATTAAGTTGCAGAGTTCTGATGGAGAAATATTTGAAGTTGATGTGGAAATTGCCAAACAGTCTGTGACTATCAAGACCATGTTGGAAGATTTGGGAATGGATGATGAAGGAGATGATGATCCAGTTCCCCTACCAAATGTTAATGCAGCAATATTAAAAAAGGTTATTCAGTGGTGCACCCACCACAAGgatgaccctcctcctcctgagGATGATGAGAATAAAGAGAAGCGAACAGATGATATCCCTGTTTGGGACCAAGAATTCCTGAAAGTTGACCAAGGAACACTTTTTGAACTTATTCTGGCTGCAAACTACTTAGACATTAAAGGTATGCTTGATGTCACTTGCAAGACTGTTGCCAATATGATCAAGGGGAAAACTCCTGAGGAGATTCGTAAGACCTTCaatataaaaaatgattttactgaagaagaagaagcccagGTACGCAAAGAGAACCAGTAg